The following coding sequences lie in one Capsicum annuum cultivar UCD-10X-F1 chromosome 5, UCD10Xv1.1, whole genome shotgun sequence genomic window:
- the LOC107872662 gene encoding late embryogenesis abundant protein 1-like, whose amino-acid sequence MASNQFNAGESHGQAQANTEQWMDSAKGMANTAVDKAENAAQRASETADQQNTDQNAGFLQQKGEQMMHMAQGAIDGVKNSLGIGSEKK is encoded by the exons ATGGCAAGTAATCAATTCAATGCTGGTGAATCTCATGGCCAAGCTCAG GCCAACACTGAGCAGTGGATGGATTCAGCCAAAGGTATGGCAAATACTGCAGTTGACAAGGCTGAAAATGCTGCGCAAAGAGCTAGTGAGACAGCTGATCAACAAAACACAGACCAAAATGCTGGATTCCTTCAGCAg AAAGGAGAGCAAATGATGCACATGGCTCAAGGTGCAATTGATGGGGTGAAGAATTCTCTTGGAATAGGATCAGAGAAGAAGTAA